In one Bradyrhizobium sp. 4 genomic region, the following are encoded:
- the argH gene encoding argininosuccinate lyase, which produces MSNKMWGGRFSERPDEIMEEINVSIDVDRHLFAQDIAASKAHAAMLAAQGIITASDAKNIGKGLDTILSEIGKGGFEFKRALEDIHMNVESRLSELIGPAAGRLHTARSRNDQVATDFRLYVRDVLDETDASLAAFQRALVERALEHAGTVMPGFTHLQTAQPVTFGHHLLAYVEMAARDRGRFQDARKRLNESPLGAAALAGTSFPIDRHATAKALGFDRPMANSLDAVSDRDFVLETLSAASICAVHMSRFAEEIVIWTSPLVGMIRLSDKFTTGSSIMPQKRNPDAAELVRAKTGRVIGALNGLLIVMKGLPLAYQKDMQEDKQGAMEGFAALSLAIRAMTGMVRDLVPDEAKMKLAAGEGYATATDLADWLVRTLKMPFREAHHVTGRIVAKAAEGGVALHELPLKEMQAIEPKVTKDVLGVLSVESSVKSRTSFGGTAPKNVAAQAKAWLRRLEKERKLG; this is translated from the coding sequence ATGAGCAACAAGATGTGGGGCGGCCGGTTCTCGGAACGCCCCGACGAGATCATGGAAGAGATCAACGTCTCCATCGACGTCGATCGGCACCTCTTTGCCCAGGACATTGCCGCATCCAAGGCCCACGCCGCGATGCTGGCCGCGCAGGGCATCATCACGGCCTCTGATGCGAAAAATATCGGCAAGGGTCTAGACACGATTTTGTCAGAGATCGGCAAGGGCGGCTTCGAATTCAAGCGCGCGCTCGAGGACATTCACATGAATGTCGAGAGCCGCCTGTCCGAGCTGATCGGCCCTGCCGCCGGCCGCTTGCACACCGCGCGCTCGCGCAACGACCAGGTCGCGACCGATTTTCGTCTCTACGTCCGCGATGTCCTCGATGAGACCGACGCCTCGCTCGCGGCATTCCAGCGGGCGCTGGTCGAGCGCGCGCTGGAGCATGCCGGAACGGTCATGCCCGGCTTCACGCACCTGCAGACCGCGCAGCCGGTGACCTTCGGCCACCATCTGCTCGCCTATGTCGAGATGGCCGCGCGCGATCGCGGCCGTTTCCAGGACGCGCGCAAGCGGCTGAACGAATCCCCGCTCGGAGCTGCAGCGCTCGCCGGTACCTCGTTCCCGATCGATCGTCACGCCACGGCGAAGGCGCTCGGTTTTGATCGTCCGATGGCCAACTCGCTCGATGCGGTTTCCGATCGCGACTTCGTGCTGGAGACGCTGTCGGCGGCCTCGATCTGCGCGGTGCACATGTCGCGCTTCGCCGAGGAGATCGTGATCTGGACCTCCCCGTTGGTCGGCATGATCCGCCTCAGCGACAAGTTCACCACGGGATCCTCGATCATGCCGCAGAAGCGCAATCCTGACGCCGCCGAGCTGGTGCGCGCCAAGACCGGCCGTGTGATCGGCGCGCTCAATGGGTTGCTGATCGTGATGAAGGGCCTGCCGCTCGCCTATCAAAAGGACATGCAGGAGGACAAGCAGGGCGCGATGGAAGGCTTCGCCGCGCTGTCGCTCGCGATCCGCGCCATGACCGGCATGGTCCGGGATCTCGTACCCGATGAAGCGAAGATGAAGCTTGCTGCAGGCGAGGGCTACGCCACCGCGACCGATCTTGCCGACTGGCTGGTGCGGACGCTGAAGATGCCGTTCCGCGAGGCCCATCACGTCACCGGCCGCATCGTCGCGAAAGCCGCCGAGGGCGGCGTGGCGCTGCACGAGCTCCCGCTCAAGGAGATGCAGGCGATCGAGCCGAAGGTTACGAAAGACGTGCTTGGCGTGCTCTCGGTCGAATCGTCGGTCAAGAGCCGGACCAGCTTCGGCGGCACCGCGCCGAAGAACGTGGCGGCGCAGGCCAAGGCCTGGCTGAGGCGGCTGGAAAAAGAGCGAAAATTGGGCTGA
- a CDS encoding TlpA disulfide reductase family protein, translating to MLDPNDRLDQTKARSATRRIPVVIATVVVGGLAGFAALYGLGPGRSPSGDPACRAAVNTAQKIAPLAHGEVAALTMATAPLKLPDLAFEDADGRPKKLSDFRGKTLLVNLWATWCVPCRKEMPALDELQGKLSGPNFEVVAINIDTRDPEKPKTFLKEANLIRLGYFNDQKAKVFQDLKAIGRALGMPTSVLVDPQGCEIATIAGPAEWASEDALKLIRAATGKAAASF from the coding sequence ATGCTCGACCCCAACGACAGGCTCGACCAAACGAAAGCACGGTCGGCCACGCGCCGCATCCCCGTCGTCATCGCTACCGTCGTGGTCGGGGGCCTGGCTGGCTTTGCCGCGCTGTACGGGCTCGGCCCGGGCCGGTCCCCATCCGGCGATCCCGCCTGCCGGGCGGCGGTGAACACGGCGCAGAAGATCGCCCCGCTCGCCCATGGCGAGGTGGCGGCGCTGACCATGGCGACTGCACCGCTAAAGCTGCCGGACCTGGCCTTCGAGGACGCCGACGGCAGGCCGAAGAAGCTGTCGGATTTCCGCGGCAAGACGCTGCTGGTGAACCTCTGGGCGACCTGGTGCGTGCCCTGCCGCAAGGAAATGCCGGCGCTGGACGAGCTCCAGGGCAAACTTTCGGGGCCGAATTTCGAGGTGGTGGCCATCAATATCGACACCCGGGACCCCGAGAAGCCCAAGACGTTTCTGAAAGAGGCCAATCTTATCAGGCTCGGCTATTTCAACGATCAGAAAGCCAAGGTTTTTCAGGATCTTAAGGCGATAGGCCGAGCCTTGGGCATGCCCACCTCGGTGCTGGTCGATCCCCAAGGCTGCGAGATCGCGACGATCGCGGGGCCGGCGGAATGGGCGAGCGAAGATGCGCTCAAGCTGATCCGGGCTGCGACGGGCAAAGCCGCCGCGTCGTTCTAA
- a CDS encoding 3-hydroxybutyryl-CoA dehydrogenase yields the protein MAAVIKKVGVIGAGQMGNGIAHVAALAGFDVVLNDISTDRLKSGMATINGNLTRQVSKKAVSEDDKAKAMARIVAGEKLDDLADCDLVIETAVEKEEVKRKIFHDLCAVLKPEAIVASDTSSISITRLAAATDRPERFIGIHFMNPVPLMELVELIRGIATDDQTFEASKEFVGKLGKQVAVSEDFPAFIVNRILLPMINEAIYTLYEGVGNVEAIDAAMKLGAHHPMGPLELADFIGLDTCLSIMQVLHEGLADSKYRPCPLLVKYVEAGWLGRKTQRGFYDYRGAKPVPTR from the coding sequence ATGGCGGCAGTAATCAAGAAGGTCGGCGTGATCGGCGCGGGGCAGATGGGCAATGGCATCGCACATGTCGCTGCGCTGGCCGGCTTCGACGTGGTGCTCAACGACATTTCGACCGACCGCCTCAAGTCAGGCATGGCTACGATCAACGGCAACCTGACGCGCCAGGTCTCCAAGAAGGCCGTTAGCGAGGACGACAAAGCCAAGGCGATGGCGCGTATCGTGGCCGGCGAGAAGCTGGACGACCTCGCGGACTGCGATCTCGTGATCGAGACCGCGGTCGAGAAGGAAGAGGTCAAGCGCAAGATTTTCCACGATCTCTGCGCGGTGTTGAAGCCGGAGGCGATCGTTGCCTCCGATACCTCCTCGATCTCGATCACGCGGCTCGCCGCCGCCACCGACCGGCCCGAACGCTTCATCGGCATTCACTTCATGAATCCGGTGCCGTTGATGGAGCTGGTGGAGCTGATCCGCGGCATCGCCACCGACGACCAGACCTTCGAGGCGTCAAAGGAATTCGTCGGCAAGCTCGGCAAACAGGTCGCGGTCTCCGAGGATTTCCCGGCCTTCATCGTCAACCGCATCCTGCTGCCGATGATCAACGAGGCGATTTACACGCTGTACGAAGGCGTGGGGAACGTCGAGGCGATCGACGCGGCGATGAAGCTCGGGGCGCACCATCCGATGGGCCCGCTGGAGCTCGCCGATTTCATCGGCCTCGATACCTGCCTGTCGATCATGCAAGTGCTGCATGAGGGTCTCGCCGACTCCAAGTACCGCCCGTGCCCGCTGCTGGTGAAATACGTCGAGGCGGGCTGGCTCGGTCGCAAGACCCAGCGCGGTTTTTACGACTACCGCGGCGCCAAGCCGGTTCCGACGAGATAA
- a CDS encoding FAD-binding protein encodes MTTLLIAEHDNASLKDATNKALTAAAALGADVEVLVAGENAKAAADAAAKLAGVKKVLLADGALYAHDLAEPLAALIVSLAPSYDAIVAPATSRFKNVMPRVAALLDVMQVSEITKVVAPDTYERPIYAGNAIQTVKSKDAKKVITVRTSTFAAAGEGGSASVESVAAAADPGLSSFVGEEVAKSDRPELTSAKIIVSGGRAMQSRENFAKYIEPLADKLGAGVGASRAAVDAGYAPNDWQVGQTGKVVAPELYVAVGISGAIQHLAGMKDSKVIVAINKDEDAPIFQVADYGLVADLYQAVPELTAELGKLGK; translated from the coding sequence ATGACGACGCTTCTGATTGCCGAACACGACAATGCGTCGCTCAAGGATGCGACCAACAAGGCCCTGACCGCGGCGGCCGCGCTCGGCGCGGACGTCGAGGTTCTGGTGGCCGGCGAGAACGCCAAGGCTGCAGCGGACGCGGCCGCAAAGCTTGCCGGTGTGAAGAAGGTGCTGCTCGCCGACGGCGCGCTCTACGCGCACGATCTGGCCGAGCCGCTGGCCGCGCTGATCGTCTCGCTGGCGCCGTCCTATGACGCCATCGTCGCGCCCGCGACCTCGCGCTTCAAGAACGTGATGCCGCGCGTCGCGGCCCTGCTCGACGTCATGCAGGTCTCGGAAATCACCAAGGTGGTCGCCCCCGACACCTATGAGCGTCCGATCTACGCCGGCAACGCCATCCAGACGGTGAAGTCGAAGGACGCCAAGAAGGTCATCACGGTGCGCACCTCCACCTTCGCCGCAGCGGGTGAAGGCGGCAGCGCGTCGGTCGAGAGCGTCGCGGCGGCGGCCGATCCGGGCCTGTCGTCCTTTGTCGGCGAGGAAGTCGCAAAGAGTGACCGTCCCGAACTGACCTCGGCCAAGATCATCGTCTCCGGAGGCCGCGCCATGCAGAGCCGCGAGAACTTCGCAAAGTACATCGAGCCGCTCGCCGACAAGCTCGGCGCCGGCGTCGGCGCTTCGCGCGCGGCGGTGGATGCGGGCTATGCGCCGAACGACTGGCAGGTCGGCCAGACCGGCAAGGTCGTGGCCCCCGAGCTCTATGTCGCAGTCGGCATTTCCGGCGCGATCCAGCATCTGGCCGGCATGAAGGACTCCAAGGTGATCGTCGCGATCAACAAGGACGAGGACGCGCCGATCTTCCAGGTCGCCGATTACGGCCTGGTCGCTGACCTCTACCAGGCGGTTCCGGAGCTGACGGCCGAACTCGGCAAGCTCGGCAAGTAA
- a CDS encoding electron transfer flavoprotein subunit beta/FixA family protein: MKVLVPVKRVVDYNVKVRVKSDGSGVELANVKMSMNPFDEIAVEEALRLKEAGKATEVVVVSIGPAQASETIRTGLAMGADRGILVKAEGAVEPLAVAKILKKIADEEQPGLIILGKQAIDDDSNQTGQMLAALLGWSQATFASKLEVEGSDFKVTREVDGGLQTVKLKGPAIVTTDLRLNEPRYASLPNIMKAKKKPIADKTAADYGVDLAARLEVLKTTEPAGRKAGVKVKDVAELVSKLKNEAGVL; the protein is encoded by the coding sequence ATGAAGGTCTTGGTGCCGGTAAAGCGGGTGGTCGATTACAACGTCAAGGTCCGCGTCAAGAGCGATGGATCGGGTGTTGAACTCGCCAACGTCAAAATGTCGATGAACCCGTTCGACGAAATTGCGGTCGAAGAAGCGCTGCGCTTGAAGGAAGCCGGCAAGGCGACCGAAGTCGTGGTGGTCTCCATCGGACCGGCGCAGGCCTCGGAAACGATCCGCACCGGTCTCGCCATGGGCGCCGATCGCGGCATCCTGGTGAAGGCTGAGGGCGCGGTCGAGCCGCTCGCCGTCGCCAAGATACTGAAGAAGATTGCCGACGAAGAGCAGCCGGGCCTGATCATTCTCGGCAAGCAGGCGATCGACGACGACAGCAATCAGACCGGCCAGATGCTGGCCGCGCTGCTCGGGTGGTCGCAGGCGACCTTCGCCTCGAAGCTCGAGGTCGAAGGCAGCGACTTCAAGGTCACCCGCGAAGTCGACGGCGGCTTGCAGACCGTGAAGCTGAAGGGACCGGCGATCGTCACCACCGATCTCCGTCTCAACGAGCCGCGCTATGCCTCGCTGCCCAACATCATGAAGGCCAAAAAGAAGCCGATCGCGGACAAGACCGCTGCCGATTACGGCGTCGATCTCGCCGCGCGCCTCGAGGTTCTCAAGACGACCGAGCCGGCGGGCCGCAAGGCGGGCGTCAAGGTCAAGGACGTCGCCGAGCTGGTGTCGAAACTCAAGAACGAAGCCGGGGTGCTCTGA
- a CDS encoding cob(I)yrinic acid a,c-diamide adenosyltransferase codes for MVVLNRIYTKTGDDGTTALGSGERRPKYDLRIEAYGTVDETNAAIGVVRLHTRDAPELDAMLGRIQNDLFDLGADLAVPEREGKAERLRVVASQVERLERDIDALNDKLAPLTSFVLPGGTPAAATLHVARTICRRAERVMVELAARPEEPVGVAGIQYMNRLSDFLFVASRASNDDGAGDVLWVPGQNR; via the coding sequence ATGGTCGTGCTCAATCGCATCTATACGAAAACCGGTGACGACGGCACGACAGCGCTCGGCTCGGGCGAACGCCGGCCGAAATATGATCTGCGCATCGAGGCCTATGGCACGGTCGACGAGACCAATGCCGCGATCGGCGTGGTCCGGCTTCACACCAGGGATGCGCCCGAGCTCGACGCGATGCTTGGCCGCATCCAGAACGATCTATTCGACCTCGGCGCGGACCTCGCGGTGCCCGAACGTGAGGGCAAGGCGGAGCGGCTACGGGTGGTGGCGAGCCAGGTCGAGCGGCTCGAGCGCGACATCGACGCGCTCAACGACAAGCTGGCACCCCTGACCTCCTTCGTGCTGCCGGGCGGCACGCCGGCCGCCGCCACCCTCCATGTCGCCCGTACGATTTGCCGCAGGGCGGAACGCGTGATGGTGGAACTGGCGGCCCGGCCGGAAGAGCCCGTTGGTGTCGCTGGCATCCAGTATATGAATCGCCTGTCGGACTTCCTGTTCGTCGCGAGCCGCGCCAGTAACGACGACGGCGCCGGCGACGTGCTCTGGGTTCCGGGCCAGAATCGCTGA
- a CDS encoding twin transmembrane helix small protein → MASLLSTFILPIAVGAVALVLLLGLINMMRGGSPNTSQKLMRWRVLLQFVAIVIAMVAVWAMGR, encoded by the coding sequence ATGGCATCTCTTCTGAGTACTTTCATCCTGCCGATCGCGGTCGGCGCCGTGGCGTTGGTGCTGCTGCTCGGTCTCATCAACATGATGCGCGGTGGCTCGCCCAACACCTCGCAGAAGCTGATGCGCTGGCGCGTGCTGCTTCAGTTCGTGGCGATCGTCATCGCGATGGTCGCCGTGTGGGCGATGGGGCGTTAA
- a CDS encoding YihY/virulence factor BrkB family protein, which yields MKAIRAIYVVAMDAFYTFLADDGWAIASHIALSTLMALFPFLIVLTSLAGFFGSKELADQAASLMLQVWPKQVADSISGEVHDVLTTTRTGLFTIGAVLSVYFASNGVEALRVALNRAYAVVEMRPWYWLRLESIAYTLIAAITALAMAFLIVLGPLLIEAARAHIPLFVESNERILTWLRYGITVGALVVALIILHTWLPAGRRRFLQILPGIVFTIVASLISGIVFGQYLARFANNYVTMYAGLASVIIALVFLYFIAAIFVFGGELNAAIIKSRLPHGVSLQAAQSLAPAETQA from the coding sequence GTGAAGGCAATCCGTGCCATCTACGTCGTCGCGATGGACGCGTTCTACACGTTCCTGGCCGACGATGGCTGGGCGATCGCGAGCCACATTGCACTGTCGACACTGATGGCGCTGTTCCCGTTCCTTATCGTGCTGACCTCGCTCGCCGGCTTCTTCGGCTCCAAGGAACTCGCGGACCAGGCCGCAAGCCTGATGCTCCAGGTCTGGCCCAAGCAGGTCGCGGATTCGATCTCGGGGGAAGTCCACGACGTGCTGACCACGACCCGCACCGGCCTATTCACCATCGGCGCGGTGCTGTCGGTCTACTTCGCCTCCAACGGCGTCGAGGCGCTGCGGGTCGCACTGAACCGCGCCTATGCGGTCGTGGAGATGCGGCCCTGGTACTGGCTACGGCTGGAATCGATTGCCTACACGCTGATTGCGGCCATCACCGCGCTCGCCATGGCATTCCTGATCGTGCTCGGGCCGCTCCTCATCGAGGCCGCGCGCGCCCACATTCCGCTGTTCGTCGAGTCCAACGAGAGGATCCTCACCTGGCTGCGCTACGGCATCACCGTCGGCGCGCTGGTCGTGGCGCTGATCATCCTGCATACTTGGTTGCCGGCGGGACGGCGCCGGTTCCTGCAGATCCTGCCCGGCATCGTCTTCACCATCGTGGCGTCGCTGATCTCGGGCATCGTGTTCGGGCAGTATCTGGCGCGCTTCGCCAACAATTACGTGACGATGTATGCGGGGCTCGCCTCGGTGATCATCGCGCTGGTGTTCCTGTACTTCATCGCGGCGATCTTCGTTTTCGGCGGCGAGCTCAACGCCGCGATCATCAAGTCGCGGCTTCCTCACGGCGTGTCGCTGCAAGCAGCGCAGTCGCTAGCGCCCGCGGAGACACAGGCTTGA
- a CDS encoding ATP-binding protein: protein MAAKTRAARTTGTSKRVARKRSGPTARLRKRSTKRVEPDVVQAALAAFAHEVRTPLTGILAISDLLATSDLGERERRWADTIKAGAEHLANLATLFVDAARSGKGTGKTVGGGSSLRQDLFDLRTLARNAGDSLAGRAAAKGLQAEVNISEKLPGLVVGDPVRLRAALENLIDNAVKFTEHGGVALTVAPWRSAKSKSNSKGSTKSKGQAKSKGRVGIAFAVSDSGIGLTMAEIKRLFRPFTQANVTIASRFGGAGLGLSSVKQLARAMGGDITVAPRLGGGATFTLTVSVDATGSGKSRKSKGEAEMDAVPALRLLSVEDNPFGRVVLNTILTELGHHAEFIGRGEDAVNRLAQGAFDAVLMDMVLPGINGVEAIRRIRTMATPLAQIPIIGVSGRGEDEVASREAGADAFLVKPVSPRALATALLAATRREEAAT, encoded by the coding sequence ATGGCGGCGAAAACGCGCGCAGCGCGCACTACGGGGACGTCCAAGCGAGTGGCTCGGAAGCGCTCCGGGCCGACTGCCCGGTTGCGCAAGCGCAGCACCAAGCGGGTGGAGCCGGACGTCGTCCAGGCCGCGCTTGCCGCCTTTGCCCATGAGGTCCGCACCCCCCTGACCGGCATTCTCGCGATCAGCGACCTGCTCGCGACTTCGGATCTCGGGGAACGGGAAAGACGCTGGGCCGACACGATCAAGGCCGGGGCCGAGCATCTGGCGAACCTTGCCACCCTGTTCGTCGATGCCGCCCGAAGTGGCAAGGGGACCGGGAAGACGGTCGGGGGTGGAAGCTCGCTGCGGCAGGATTTGTTCGACCTGCGGACGCTCGCTCGCAACGCTGGCGATTCGCTGGCCGGTCGCGCCGCGGCCAAGGGCCTCCAGGCCGAGGTCAATATCTCGGAGAAGCTGCCCGGGCTGGTGGTCGGTGATCCCGTGCGCCTGCGCGCCGCGCTCGAGAACCTGATCGACAATGCCGTGAAGTTCACCGAGCACGGCGGCGTGGCGCTCACGGTCGCGCCTTGGCGTTCCGCCAAGAGCAAGAGCAACAGCAAGGGCAGCACCAAGAGCAAAGGCCAAGCAAAGAGCAAAGGCAGGGTCGGAATCGCCTTCGCGGTGTCCGACAGCGGCATTGGCCTCACCATGGCCGAGATCAAGCGGCTGTTCCGGCCGTTTACCCAGGCCAATGTGACCATTGCCTCGCGCTTCGGCGGCGCCGGCCTGGGCCTGTCGTCGGTGAAGCAACTGGCGCGCGCGATGGGCGGCGACATCACGGTCGCCCCTCGGCTCGGCGGCGGCGCCACCTTCACGTTGACGGTGTCGGTGGATGCCACGGGATCGGGCAAGTCCCGCAAGTCGAAGGGTGAAGCCGAGATGGATGCGGTCCCGGCGCTGCGCTTGCTCAGCGTCGAGGACAATCCGTTCGGCCGCGTCGTGCTCAACACCATCCTGACCGAGCTTGGCCATCATGCCGAGTTCATCGGGCGCGGCGAGGATGCGGTGAACCGGCTCGCGCAGGGCGCCTTCGACGCGGTGCTGATGGATATGGTGCTGCCGGGCATCAATGGCGTCGAGGCGATCAGGCGGATCCGCACCATGGCGACGCCGCTGGCTCAGATCCCCATCATCGGGGTGTCCGGCCGCGGCGAAGACGAAGTCGCCTCACGCGAGGCCGGCGCCGACGCCTTTCTGGTCAAGCCTGTGTCTCCGCGGGCGCTAGCGACTGCGCTGCTTGCAGCGACACGCCGTGAGGAAGCCGCGACTTGA
- the gluQRS gene encoding tRNA glutamyl-Q(34) synthetase GluQRS, giving the protein MSPPVFRFAPSPNGFLHLGHAYSALLNSDRARETGGRLLLRIEDIDATRCRPEYETAIYEDLAWLGVAWETPVRRQSEHFDAYRAALDRLSALGLVYPAFESRAEITRLVAAREADGPWPRDPDGAPFYPGDARSLSADERDRLIDTGAPYALRLDMAAACRRAAGLSWNELGEGPDGERGVVPARPEAWGDVIVARKETPTSYHLSVVVDDALQDISEIVRGQDLFHATSVHRLLQVLLRLPEPVYRHHGLVRDQGGRKLSKSTNSTGLRELRAAGATPAGIRQLVGLD; this is encoded by the coding sequence ATGTCGCCACCCGTTTTCCGATTTGCCCCCAGTCCGAACGGTTTTCTGCACCTCGGCCACGCCTATTCAGCGCTGTTGAATTCCGACCGCGCGCGCGAGACCGGTGGGCGGCTCTTGCTGCGGATCGAGGACATCGACGCGACGCGTTGCCGGCCGGAATATGAGACAGCGATCTACGAAGACCTCGCCTGGCTCGGTGTCGCCTGGGAGACGCCGGTGCGGCGGCAGTCGGAGCATTTCGACGCGTATCGCGCGGCACTGGACAGGCTCTCGGCGCTCGGCCTGGTCTATCCCGCCTTCGAAAGCCGCGCCGAGATCACAAGGCTGGTTGCGGCGCGTGAAGCAGATGGGCCGTGGCCGCGCGATCCCGACGGCGCGCCGTTCTATCCCGGCGACGCCAGATCGCTGTCCGCCGACGAGCGCGACCGCCTCATCGACACCGGTGCGCCTTATGCGCTTCGGCTCGACATGGCGGCTGCCTGCCGCCGCGCCGCCGGCCTGAGCTGGAACGAACTAGGCGAGGGGCCCGATGGTGAGCGTGGTGTCGTTCCGGCGCGGCCAGAAGCCTGGGGCGATGTCATTGTGGCCCGCAAGGAGACGCCGACCAGTTACCATCTGTCCGTCGTTGTCGACGATGCGCTCCAGGACATCAGCGAGATCGTGCGGGGCCAAGACCTGTTCCACGCCACTTCGGTCCACCGTTTGCTCCAGGTTCTGCTCCGCCTGCCGGAACCCGTCTACCGCCACCATGGGCTAGTTCGCGACCAGGGTGGCCGGAAACTGTCGAAATCAACCAACTCGACCGGCCTTCGTGAGCTGCGCGCTGCCGGCGCCACGCCGGCCGGTATCCGCCAGTTGGTGGGATTAGATTAA
- a CDS encoding DNA-3-methyladenine glycosylase yields MTIHLETQSDLEEAVYALVKRDPRLKPVLATAGMPALRRREPGFAGLAHIVCGQQLSTASAAAIWGRLSAAFDPFDHEAVRRARTDRLGRLGLSAAKIKTLKHLAREITAQRLNLDVLAEEDADAAHHTLIALPGIGPWTADVYLLFCLGHGDAWPAGDLAVQEGIRIGLGLQARPTEKQMAPLAEPWRPLRGAAAHLWWSYYRAVKKREGVIAGSA; encoded by the coding sequence ATGACCATCCACCTCGAAACCCAATCCGATCTCGAAGAGGCCGTCTATGCGCTGGTCAAGCGCGACCCGCGCCTGAAGCCGGTGCTGGCGACTGCCGGCATGCCGGCGTTGCGGCGGCGCGAGCCTGGCTTTGCGGGGCTTGCCCACATCGTCTGCGGGCAACAGCTCTCGACCGCGAGCGCCGCGGCGATCTGGGGACGGCTGTCGGCTGCGTTCGATCCGTTCGACCACGAGGCGGTCCGCCGCGCCCGCACTGACCGGCTGGGGCGGCTCGGCCTGTCCGCCGCCAAGATCAAGACGCTGAAACATCTCGCGCGCGAGATCACCGCACAGCGGCTGAACCTCGACGTGCTCGCAGAAGAAGACGCCGATGCCGCGCACCACACGCTGATCGCACTGCCCGGCATCGGGCCGTGGACCGCAGACGTCTATCTGCTGTTCTGCCTGGGCCATGGCGACGCTTGGCCGGCCGGCGACCTCGCGGTGCAGGAAGGCATCCGCATCGGGCTCGGCTTGCAGGCGCGGCCGACGGAGAAGCAGATGGCGCCGCTCGCCGAACCCTGGCGCCCCCTGCGCGGCGCGGCGGCGCATCTGTGGTGGAGCTATTATCGCGCGGTAAAAAAACGCGAAGGCGTCATCGCGGGATCAGCTTAG
- a CDS encoding LysR family transcriptional regulator, with protein MDWDLCKTFVAVADTGSFTGAARRLHSSHPTVSRKIAALEAQLGTRLVARAADGLALTAEGRTLREHAEVMAAAALRAETAVSAGGHKARGTVKLSIGATLASHWLMPCLPAFLRAHDHVQLEVITHPFPASVRRREADVVLRPFDSGEENLVGRKVGRLGTGFYASREYAGGRSLPERRGEWKGHSVIGFADQASNAQLARWSDVVTRQARVVMRCSSQGDMLAAVRAGLGISALSCFVAESYPDLVRVAPQKLASIADLWLLAHPDLVELPAVRAVIDFVADCARTDRVRLRG; from the coding sequence ATGGACTGGGACCTTTGCAAGACCTTCGTCGCGGTCGCCGATACCGGCAGCTTCACCGGCGCGGCACGCCGGCTGCACAGCAGCCATCCCACCGTCAGCCGCAAGATCGCGGCGCTGGAAGCCCAGCTCGGTACCAGGCTGGTGGCGCGCGCCGCCGACGGCCTGGCGCTGACCGCGGAGGGACGGACGCTGCGCGAGCACGCCGAGGTGATGGCGGCGGCCGCGCTGCGGGCGGAGACGGCAGTCTCGGCCGGAGGGCACAAGGCGCGCGGGACCGTCAAGCTGTCGATCGGCGCGACGCTGGCCTCACATTGGCTGATGCCGTGCCTGCCTGCGTTCCTGCGCGCGCATGATCACGTCCAGCTCGAGGTCATCACCCATCCGTTTCCGGCCAGCGTACGCCGGCGCGAGGCGGACGTGGTGCTGCGGCCTTTCGACAGCGGCGAGGAAAATCTGGTCGGCCGCAAGGTCGGCCGTCTCGGCACCGGATTCTACGCCTCGCGCGAGTACGCCGGCGGGCGGTCCCTGCCGGAACGGCGCGGCGAGTGGAAGGGGCACAGCGTCATCGGTTTCGCCGATCAGGCCTCCAATGCCCAGCTTGCGCGCTGGAGCGACGTCGTCACGCGTCAGGCCAGGGTGGTGATGCGCTGCTCGTCGCAGGGCGACATGCTGGCGGCGGTCCGCGCCGGACTCGGAATCTCCGCCCTGTCGTGCTTCGTCGCCGAAAGCTATCCCGATCTCGTGCGTGTCGCGCCCCAGAAGCTCGCCAGCATCGCGGACCTGTGGCTGCTCGCCCATCCCGACCTCGTCGAACTGCCGGCGGTGCGGGCCGTCATCGACTTCGTCGCCGATTGCGCCCGGACCGATCGCGTTAGGCTGCGGGGCTAA